In Paenibacillus dendritiformis, the DNA window GCAGCTCCTCTCTCCGCCGCCAGGGCCGCCTCGGCTTCCTCCGCCAAGGCTTCCGCCCGGCGCGCGGCGGCCGCGGCGACTTCGGCCGCATGACGGGCGCGATCGGCGAGCCGCGCCTGCTCGCGGGCCCACTCGGCCGTATCGGCCAGCGCCTGCGCCAATTCCTGCCGCTTCGAAGCGGCAGGCAGCCCCGCGCCGCCGGTCCCGGGCCAGAGCGGGCCAAGCAGCCCCCGCAGCGCTTCGGCCTGCTGCGCGGCCATCCGCCCGTCCGCGCCGGCCTCTTCCGCGGGGCCTCCAGCACCCCGGCCCCCATGCCCGCCGCGGCCGGCATACGCTAACGCGAGCGTCCCGGCGAGGCCGACCGCCGCCACCGCTCCGGCGGCCAGCCACTGGCCCGCAGCGAAGCCGAGCAGCGCGGCCAGCAGCAGCGCGCCGCCGCCGAAGGCATACGCGCCGTACGCGGCCGGGATGCGGCGCTCTGCGGCGGACCGGGCCGAGCGGCGGCCGGTTGGCCGCGAAGGAGCCAGAGCCTGCCGCGACGCGAGCGCGTCCTGGAGGGCCTGGCCGCGGCGCAGGACCTCCTCGGCCTGGGCCGGCGCCGGGGCGAAGCCGGTGCCGCGCACGCCGGCGGCCGTATGCCGCGCAAGCGCGCGCTCCGCTTCGCGGCGTTCGGCCTCGGCCGCGGACGCCTCGCGGCCCGCCCGCTCCGCCGCGTCGGCGGCTTGGGCCCGGGCCCGGCCGGCGGCATCGGCCTCCGCCTGCGCGGCCCGGGCCTGCTCCGCCTGCGTGAAGCTCGCGTCGCAGGCAAGCAGCCGCTCCGGCGTCCAGCCGGAGTCCGTCTGGCGGGCGAGACGGCGCAGCTCCGCCGCGATCCGCGCGGCTTCCGCCTCTGTCTCCGCCGCCGTCTCCTGCCAGTGACGGACCGCATCCGCCTGCCGGGCCAAGCGGCGCGCCTCCGGCGCGAGCGCCAGCAGCGCCCCCTGCGGACGCAGCCCGGCGAGCCGCCGTTCCCACGCGGCCCGCTGCTCTTCCGCACGGGCGAGCGCCGCCTCCGCCTCGGCGAGCCGGCGCTCGTTCGCCTCCCAGCGCGCGGCGGCGTCGGGCGGCCACTCGGCGCGCGGCGGCAGCCCCGCCAGCGCTTCGCGCGCCGCGACGAGGCGCACCCACGTCTCGCTGACGTGGGCGGCGCGCTCCGTCAAGGCGAGCGCCTCGCGGACGGCCCGGCGCGAAGCCGCTGCCGCTTCGAGGGCAGCGTCCGCTTCCGCCAGCAGCGCTTCCACGCCGGCCAGCCGCTCCGCCTGCGCCTGGCCCTCCCGCCGCGCCCGGTCCGCCCGATCCAGCGCCTGCAGCGTATGCGCCAGCTCCTGCGAACGGCCGCGGGGCTTATACAGCTTGTCCGCCTCCTGCTGCAGCCACCGCTCCGCCTCGGCGACCTGACGGCCGCCTCCGAGGCCGGTGTCGTACAGGAAGGCGCCGACCTCGTCGCCCTGGAGCGCCTGCAGCTCATGCAGCTCGTCCAGCGTAATCGCGAACAGTCGCCGGAACAGCTCGCCGTTCAGGCCGCCCAGCACCTCCGTCTCGAGCTCGGACTGGGTCATCCGGTCCAGGCGCCCGTCCGCCCCCCGGCGGCGGATGACCGTCTGCACGCTGCCGTTCCGCTCCAGGCGCTCGATCCGCCATTCCTGCCCGCGATCGTCCTCCACGGCGAGCCGCCCGCCGTAGACCCCGCCTTCCGCGGGCTCGTAGCGGCCGGCCGCGCCGCCGCGCTTCGGGAAGCCGTACAGCATGCCCCGGAGAAAAGCGGCAAGCGTGCTCTTGCCCGCCTCATTCGGGCCAAGGAGCAGCGTGATGCCCCCGGGCTTCCCCGGCTCGGCCAGCTCAAGGTCCACATCGCGCAGCTCGCCGAAGCCGTTCACATGCAGATGCAGCAGCCTCATGACGCGTTCCCTCCTTCCTGCAGCGCTTCAAGCGCCAGCAGCATCGCTTCGTGCAGCCAATCCGCCTGCGCTTCTTCCGGCTGTTCGGCCAGCCATTGGCGAAGGCGGGGCTGCATCTGGAAGGCGCCAAGCGCTTCCGCCAGCAGCTCGTCCCGCAGCTCGCCGTCCTGCCGGCTCCGGTCCGCCAGCCGGACCAGATCGCCGAGGAAGCTGTCCGATTCCAGCCAGACGGCCGGATCGAGATCCGGCCGGCACCGGACGCGAAGCTCGGCGATCCATACCCCGTCTGTCGAACCGGAACGCTCCATCCGTTCCAGCTCCTGCTCGTTGGCCGCAGCCGCCCACTGCCGCTCCAGCGATTGGCGCTGCAGCTCGCGGTAGAGCGCCGTCCGCCCGACCAGCGTCAGGCGCGCGAAGACGAGGCGGCTGCCGCACTGCTGGCGCAGCCCGGCCAGCGCTGCGTCCAGCCGATCCATCACCTGCTGCATATCGGCGAGATCCGCGATGTCGACGGCCTCATCGCGCCAGCGGACCAGATCGAGCGGCGCGAAGCGCAGCGACACGTGACGCCGCTCGTCCACCTCGACGACGTAGCAGCCCTTCGGCCCGGTCTCCTTGACATGCCGCCCCTGCGTATTGCCGGGGTAGACGATATAGGGAGAGTCATGAAGCACCTCCCGGAGGTGAATATGGCCGAGCGCCCAATAATCGTACCCGGAGGCGATCAGCTCCCGCTTGGAGCAGGGAGCATACGGATCATGGCCCGGCCGCCCGTCGACCGTCCCGTGCAGCATGCCGATGCGGAACAGGCGCGCCCGGTCCGGCAAGCCGTTCGCCTCCTCGGCGGCAAGCGCCTTCTCCGGCTCCGCCGGATAACGCGCGGCCAGATTGTCCCGAACGGCGGAATCGCCGTACGACATCCCGGCGATCACCGCAAGCGGCGTCCCGTCGGCCCCGCGGGCCAAGGCCGCGCCGGGCGCGCCGGCGCCGAAAACGGTCACGTTGTCCGGCCACGCCCACTGCACGCCTTCATGCAGCGGATCGTGATTGCCGTGAATCAGATAGACCGCAATCCCGTGCCCGGCCAGCCGTTCCATTCCCCGCTGGAGACGCCACTGGGCCTTCAGCGACCGATCCTTGCCGTCGTACAGGTCGCCGCTGACGACGACGAAGGCGGCCTGTTCCCGCACCGCCAGATCCACGAGCGCATCCCATGCGGCGAAGGTCGATTCGACGGCGCGCGCGCGCAGCGATGACGGAAGCTCCCTCAGGCCCCGGAACGGGCTGTCCACATGCAGGTCTGCCGCATGTATGAAGCGAAACGCATTCAACTTCCTCTCTCCTCTCTGATCATGCGCGAACGCCCGGCAGATGAGCGCCGGGCGTTCGCATGGCTGGATGGGCCTTCTCCGGTCGGCGAAGTCAGTCCGCGGTGACGCGGAAGCGGAGATAGATTCGCTTCAACTCGTTCACGACGCCGCTCAGCGAGTAATCCTGCTTCGCCTTCGTCCAGGCCGTCCGGGACAGCTCATAGCGGAACGCCGGATCCGTCATGACCCGATCCAGCGCCGCGGCGAGCGCGTCCGGATCGTCCACGGGCACCAGCAGCCCGTTCACCCCGTCGGTAATCTGCTCGGCGATGCCGCCGACATTCGTGCCGACCAGCGCGAGCCCGCACAACGCCGCCTCCGCGAACACCGATCCGAACGCCTCCGCCCGGGAGGGCAGCACGAAGATGTCCGAGAATGGCATGAACTCCTCCGGATGGAGCATATAGCCATAAAATATCGTCTCGTCATAAATGCCAAGCTCCTGGGCAAGCCGCTCCAGATCCTCGCGGATCGGCCCGTCGCCGATGATGTGGAGCACATAAGGCCGGCCGCGCCGCTTCAGCTCGGAGCAAGCCCGGAGCAGCACATCAAGCCCCTTCGCCGGGACAAGCCGGCATACGACAATTAACTGGGGCACTTCATTCTCATGGGCAATCGGCCGGAACCGCTTCTCGTCGAAGCCGTTCGGGAGCACCTCGATCCGCTCCGGGCGCGCGACGTAGGGCGCCAGATCGTGCCGGAACGAATTCGATACCGTCATCATCAGATCGACATGCGCTTCCAGCTCCCCGTACAAGGAGGTCAGGAAGCGGAACTCCGGTCCGTCCGGCTCGATTTTGCCGTTCAGAAGCAGTTCCCGCTCGTAGCTGGAGTGAACCGTCAAGATGACCGGCGTCTCGGGGAAGAGCCGCTTCATCACCCAGCCGGCAATCGGATGATGGGCATGAATAAGATCATAGGAGGAGGTGATTCGCCGTCTCGTCCACCATATGTAATCGCGGATCGTCTGAATATATTTGGCCACGATCGGAGAATCGCCATATACGGTCCAGTCGAAGGTCGCGAAGGCGATCTCCTCCTGCCCTTTGCCCCGCAGCCGCTTGGGCAGCGAGAAGAGCTCCATCTCCCATCGGGGGAGCTGGAAGCGGTCTTGTATATAGGGAACCATGGAGGACACGCCTCCCGGCTGTTCCGGCGGGAAAAACAACGCCTGCAATATTTTCATGCCAGCCTCCTTCATGTTGCTTTCGCTTTTCGATGTCTACCATTTATGATATATTAGAACATATGTTTCAGTAAAGACTACGCAAATGGAGCTATCGATTGCGATGAATCGGCTTGTTACCCCAGAGTTATCCGGCAGCACCGCCGTCGCGGTGACGTCGGCGTGCATGATGTATATTTTGTTCATTATGCTTTTGATGACGGTTCGCCTCTATTCCAGGCAGCGCTCCGGAGCATATATTCTATTCATCGCGGCCTTGCTGCTCATCGCGTTCGAGCGGACGTTGGATCTTGCCGATTATGAATGGTTTCCCGGATGGTTCGATCCGTATGGGATAGGAAGAACCGCCCTGCAAGCGTTTTCTTTTTTGTTGATGAATTTGGCGGTGCTGCGGCTGTACAAGCGCAGCAACCGGAGAATGCGCGTATATGCGCTGACTGCCCTGCTCCTGCTCGCGGGAGCCGCCGCCCTCTCCCTCATCCTGGCGGAGCAGTATGGGCTATCCGCCAAGCCGTCGTGGCCGCTCATAGTCTATCATATGACGTTCACCGTATTCTGTTATTTCTGGATTGGCCCCCGTGCGGGCCAGCGGGTGAAGTATGCGTTTACCCTCCTCGTCAATTTTTTGATGAACCTGTCGTCCGGAGTGAACTCGATTTATTTCGGCGGAATGAACAGGCTCCTGTTCTACCTGGAGCACGCGCTTCCGCTCGTGTATTTCACGCTCATGTTCTTCATTCTGTTCGAGCGCGTGGTCGAGCATCTGCAGCGGACATACCGGTCCTCGATTACCGACGGGCTGACCCAATTGTACAACCGCCGCTATCTCTTCAAGGCAATGCAGAGCTACGCGCAGAAGGAGGCCGCCATTTCGCTCATCTTCTGCGATATCGACAATTTCAAGCGCTTGAACGATACGCAGGGGCATGATAGAGCGGATGATGAGCTGAAGCTGGTCTCCGCGATCATTCGGGAGGAAGTGGAGGAAGCCGGCATTCCGGGGCGCTTCGGAGGCGAGGAGCTCGTGGCGCTGATCGTGGATCCGCATGCCCGCGTGGATCAGTTGGCCGAGAATATCCGCCGGAGGGTGGAGGCGGAGACAAGCGTCACCGTCAGCGTCGGCCACAGCGCGCTGCGAAGCGGAATGACGCCCGAGGAGCTGGTCAGGGAGGCGGACCAGGCGATGTACCACTCGAAGACGACAGGCAAGAATCGAGTGACCGATTATGACGCCATCGGCAGCCCCCGCCGGCGCAAGCGCGCTTCAGCGGCCGGCCGCTGAACAGAAGCGCCCCTGCCGGGACGGATTCCGGCAGGGGCGCTATTCATTTCTCACTGCACGTCGCGCTTCTGGAAGACGAAGAACGAGACGGCGAGCAGCACGGCAAAGTAGATCGCGTACATCATGAGGCTGAAGCCTAACGTCGCCCCTTCATAAGGCAACTGGCCTTCCCCGAAATAAGGTCCCCAGTTCAAATGCGGGAACACCAGCCATTTGTACCACTCCTTCTGATGGAGCATCATCGAGACCGTTCCGCCGAGCATCTGGACAATGATCGGCAGCGCGATGGACAAGCCCAGACTTCGGGTCAGCACCGCAATCATGAATGCGAGCGTGAGCTGAAAGGCCGCTTCCGAATAACCAAGGAAGAGCGACACGACCGAATCCATCAAGGTAGCTTCCTCTGCGGCCAGATTGAACAGCGCGGCGCCGATACCCAATCCGAGCAGCAAAATGATCATATAAGCCGCGAACAGCACGAGGAGCGCATTCACCCATTTCGAGGCCAGGACAAGCGAGCGGCTGGCCGGCCGGATTAACAGCTGCTTGATCGTGCCGTCCTTGAATTCGTCCGTGATCGTCTGTGCCGCGACGATGATGATGAAGATGGTGGT includes these proteins:
- a CDS encoding AAA family ATPase is translated as MRLLHLHVNGFGELRDVDLELAEPGKPGGITLLLGPNEAGKSTLAAFLRGMLYGFPKRGGAAGRYEPAEGGVYGGRLAVEDDRGQEWRIERLERNGSVQTVIRRRGADGRLDRMTQSELETEVLGGLNGELFRRLFAITLDELHELQALQGDEVGAFLYDTGLGGGRQVAEAERWLQQEADKLYKPRGRSQELAHTLQALDRADRARREGQAQAERLAGVEALLAEADAALEAAAASRRAVREALALTERAAHVSETWVRLVAAREALAGLPPRAEWPPDAAARWEANERRLAEAEAALARAEEQRAAWERRLAGLRPQGALLALAPEARRLARQADAVRHWQETAAETEAEAARIAAELRRLARQTDSGWTPERLLACDASFTQAEQARAAQAEADAAGRARAQAADAAERAGREASAAEAERREAERALARHTAAGVRGTGFAPAPAQAEEVLRRGQALQDALASRQALAPSRPTGRRSARSAAERRIPAAYGAYAFGGGALLLAALLGFAAGQWLAAGAVAAVGLAGTLALAYAGRGGHGGRGAGGPAEEAGADGRMAAQQAEALRGLLGPLWPGTGGAGLPAASKRQELAQALADTAEWAREQARLADRARHAAEVAAAAARRAEALAEEAEAALAAERGAAGRWRGWLRERGLPESLSPAGALEHLRRAEQALDMQSQRERLLERASRLRRQIGEVEQECARLLKAAREASEGDGEAAAAAERREAEGAASEPGLRDEAEARRRFASIGELYRLLERLEAEEKRQQQYERGAEQYEAAVEACRTAAREAEDARRRKERLLAEAGAEEEAEFLLRMNAEARRQEWERTLQESEAVVYRGGSPEQWAPLEELLTRYDGAELERRAAERQAELERWDASISEGEERRGRLKQEHERLTAEVEGAAHHHEAAMNEARLDEQASRYAVLALARTLIQRTRRLYEQEKQPEVLKRAAAHLRAMTEGRYVRVTAPHGTKRLEVERADGRMIDSSLLSRGAAEQLYLAMRFALAEELSHKAALPLILDDILVNYDRRRLGQAVQALHRLSSDHQIVMTTCHPHVAMAFRNEVADVRMVELGPIG
- a CDS encoding metallophosphoesterase family protein, which codes for MNAFRFIHAADLHVDSPFRGLRELPSSLRARAVESTFAAWDALVDLAVREQAAFVVVSGDLYDGKDRSLKAQWRLQRGMERLAGHGIAVYLIHGNHDPLHEGVQWAWPDNVTVFGAGAPGAALARGADGTPLAVIAGMSYGDSAVRDNLAARYPAEPEKALAAEEANGLPDRARLFRIGMLHGTVDGRPGHDPYAPCSKRELIASGYDYWALGHIHLREVLHDSPYIVYPGNTQGRHVKETGPKGCYVVEVDERRHVSLRFAPLDLVRWRDEAVDIADLADMQQVMDRLDAALAGLRQQCGSRLVFARLTLVGRTALYRELQRQSLERQWAAAANEQELERMERSGSTDGVWIAELRVRCRPDLDPAVWLESDSFLGDLVRLADRSRQDGELRDELLAEALGAFQMQPRLRQWLAEQPEEAQADWLHEAMLLALEALQEGGNAS
- a CDS encoding glycosyltransferase family 4 protein, whose protein sequence is MKILQALFFPPEQPGGVSSMVPYIQDRFQLPRWEMELFSLPKRLRGKGQEEIAFATFDWTVYGDSPIVAKYIQTIRDYIWWTRRRITSSYDLIHAHHPIAGWVMKRLFPETPVILTVHSSYERELLLNGKIEPDGPEFRFLTSLYGELEAHVDLMMTVSNSFRHDLAPYVARPERIEVLPNGFDEKRFRPIAHENEVPQLIVVCRLVPAKGLDVLLRACSELKRRGRPYVLHIIGDGPIREDLERLAQELGIYDETIFYGYMLHPEEFMPFSDIFVLPSRAEAFGSVFAEAALCGLALVGTNVGGIAEQITDGVNGLLVPVDDPDALAAALDRVMTDPAFRYELSRTAWTKAKQDYSLSGVVNELKRIYLRFRVTAD
- a CDS encoding sensor domain-containing diguanylate cyclase; the encoded protein is MELSIAMNRLVTPELSGSTAVAVTSACMMYILFIMLLMTVRLYSRQRSGAYILFIAALLLIAFERTLDLADYEWFPGWFDPYGIGRTALQAFSFLLMNLAVLRLYKRSNRRMRVYALTALLLLAGAAALSLILAEQYGLSAKPSWPLIVYHMTFTVFCYFWIGPRAGQRVKYAFTLLVNFLMNLSSGVNSIYFGGMNRLLFYLEHALPLVYFTLMFFILFERVVEHLQRTYRSSITDGLTQLYNRRYLFKAMQSYAQKEAAISLIFCDIDNFKRLNDTQGHDRADDELKLVSAIIREEVEEAGIPGRFGGEELVALIVDPHARVDQLAENIRRRVEAETSVTVSVGHSALRSGMTPEELVREADQAMYHSKTTGKNRVTDYDAIGSPRRRKRASAAGR
- a CDS encoding ABC transporter permease, encoding MSYFFSLVQNEWMKTNSKRQAPYYYIFLALMALLLGVVIRFFVFKDGAMPYLEFANTFVFIARPLTTIFIIIVAAQTITDEFKDGTIKQLLIRPASRSLVLASKWVNALLVLFAAYMIILLLGLGIGAALFNLAAEEATLMDSVVSLFLGYSEAAFQLTLAFMIAVLTRSLGLSIALPIIVQMLGGTVSMMLHQKEWYKWLVFPHLNWGPYFGEGQLPYEGATLGFSLMMYAIYFAVLLAVSFFVFQKRDVQ